The following coding sequences are from one Desulfosporosinus orientis DSM 765 window:
- a CDS encoding DUF3102 domain-containing protein: protein MANVIAERTLQIIAAEINSIKDQAGRMLLYRSVEIGRRLTEAKSMVKHGEWGKWLENSVSYSQSTANKLMRLYEEYGAKLTAARDGSNSDSYPNLSYTQAIILLGVPEEERESFMAENDVAGMSTRELKQAVRERDEALNEKTELQNALTANQGAVTEITSERDELRKQASGLQAAIQTKELTIKTLQEKLAAAKEDEASAGKIAALEKDIKAAQVKLSANKVSFLYNNIANEFEELLKELTKLAPADPEAHEKYKGEVSGLIGKIGERL, encoded by the coding sequence ATGGCGAACGTTATTGCTGAGCGGACGCTGCAGATTATCGCGGCTGAAATTAACAGTATTAAAGATCAGGCCGGCAGAATGCTGCTTTACAGATCTGTTGAGATCGGACGGCGTCTGACGGAGGCCAAATCCATGGTCAAGCATGGCGAATGGGGAAAGTGGCTGGAAAATTCGGTGAGTTACTCCCAAAGCACGGCCAATAAGCTCATGCGTCTCTATGAAGAGTATGGGGCCAAGCTCACCGCTGCCCGGGACGGTTCAAATTCGGATTCGTATCCGAATTTAAGCTACACTCAGGCGATTATCCTCCTGGGAGTTCCCGAAGAAGAACGGGAGTCCTTCATGGCAGAGAATGATGTGGCCGGCATGTCGACCCGGGAGCTTAAGCAGGCAGTCAGGGAAAGGGACGAGGCCCTTAACGAGAAAACGGAGCTGCAAAATGCTCTGACCGCCAATCAAGGCGCAGTCACAGAAATAACATCTGAGCGGGACGAGTTGAGAAAACAGGCATCAGGTCTCCAAGCGGCCATCCAAACGAAAGAGTTAACCATTAAGACGTTACAGGAAAAACTGGCCGCAGCCAAGGAGGACGAGGCTTCAGCTGGGAAAATCGCCGCCCTGGAAAAGGATATTAAAGCCGCTCAGGTCAAGCTGTCGGCCAATAAAGTCAGTTTTCTCTACAATAATATAGCCAATGAATTCGAAGAGCTGCTGAAGGAACTGACTAAGTTAGCCCCGGCGGACCCGGAAGCTCATGAAAAGTATAAGGGTGAGGTAAGCGGGCTGATCGGGAAAATAGGGGAGAGACTGTAA
- a CDS encoding IS30 family transposase, translating into MANTNYDGKHLTTTQRIKIEKGLLDGESLASIARRIAKHPSTVAKEIRKYRYFPDRETPSKKLPCLLKKNCQIRFLCDKKDCVKLCKACYDPSREADCQEICPDYTATVCPKIQKAPYVCNGCPKFKRCSLQHALYSAQRADEASQDLLVSCRNGINQSPADIALLDDLISPLLKQGQSLAHIYAHHGHEIPCCRRTLYNYIDQGVFTARNIDLRRRVRYKCKERKQGTRVSLAAREFRINRTYDDFCALMKKAPSSSVVEMDTVEGGRGNSKQAFLTLFFRNCSLMLIFVLAEKTQECVTEVFDTLSEKLGVPTFQDLFPLILTDNGTEFQNPQRLECNRHGASRTRIFYCNPNSSWQKGMLEKNHEYLRYVIPKGQSLDAYDQNDATLLMNHINSEARDSLNGCTPFRLSLLLLNPKLHDLLKLVQIPPDEVTLKQSLLK; encoded by the coding sequence ATGGCTAACACGAATTATGATGGTAAACACTTAACAACGACCCAACGTATTAAGATCGAAAAGGGATTACTGGATGGGGAATCCTTGGCTTCTATTGCCAGAAGAATTGCCAAGCACCCCAGTACAGTGGCTAAGGAAATCAGGAAATACCGCTACTTTCCCGATCGGGAAACTCCTTCAAAAAAGCTTCCCTGCCTTCTTAAAAAGAACTGTCAGATCCGCTTTCTCTGTGACAAAAAGGATTGTGTCAAACTCTGCAAAGCCTGTTATGATCCCTCCCGTGAAGCGGACTGTCAGGAAATCTGCCCCGATTATACAGCCACCGTCTGCCCTAAAATTCAGAAGGCTCCTTATGTCTGTAATGGGTGCCCTAAGTTTAAACGCTGTTCGCTTCAGCATGCCCTCTATTCCGCCCAGCGGGCCGATGAGGCATCCCAGGATCTTTTAGTTTCCTGCCGCAACGGGATTAACCAGTCTCCGGCTGACATCGCCCTGCTCGATGACCTCATTTCTCCTTTGTTAAAACAGGGGCAATCTCTAGCCCACATTTATGCCCATCACGGCCATGAAATCCCCTGCTGCCGCAGAACGCTTTACAATTACATCGATCAAGGGGTCTTTACCGCCAGGAATATCGATTTGAGACGACGAGTCCGTTACAAATGCAAGGAACGCAAGCAAGGAACCCGAGTGAGCCTCGCGGCCAGGGAATTCCGAATCAATCGCACTTATGATGATTTCTGTGCTCTGATGAAAAAGGCCCCTTCCTCTTCAGTGGTGGAGATGGACACCGTGGAAGGCGGGCGCGGGAATAGTAAGCAGGCCTTTTTAACCCTGTTTTTCCGAAACTGTTCCCTGATGCTGATCTTTGTTCTCGCCGAAAAAACTCAGGAATGCGTTACTGAAGTCTTTGATACGCTTTCGGAAAAGCTGGGGGTCCCAACCTTCCAGGACCTTTTCCCGCTCATCCTTACCGATAACGGAACTGAATTTCAGAACCCTCAACGATTGGAATGCAATCGTCACGGGGCAAGCCGGACCCGGATCTTTTACTGTAATCCAAACAGTTCCTGGCAGAAAGGAATGCTTGAGAAGAACCATGAATACCTGCGCTATGTCATTCCCAAGGGGCAGAGTCTGGATGCTTACGACCAGAACGATGCTACTCTGTTAATGAACCACATCAACAGCGAAGCAAGAGACAGCCTGAACGGCTGCACTCCGTTCAGGCTGTCTCTTTTGCTTTTAAATCCTAAGTTGCATGATCTTCTGAAACTGGTTCAAATTCCTCCGGATGAGGTCACTCTAAAACAATCGCTCTTGAAATAA